In Candidatus Neomarinimicrobiota bacterium, a genomic segment contains:
- the lpxA gene encoding acyl-ACP--UDP-N-acetylglucosamine O-acyltransferase gives MSTRIHPTAVVDPDVELATDVKVGPYAVIEGGTVVGDRTEIMAHAQILRGTTVGADCKLFPGAVIGGSPQDVGYKSGINPVIIGNGTTLREFVTINRSTRAEGTVIGSNAYLMAYVHVGHDGQVGDHVILANCVQLGGFAQVHEYAFIGGNTPIHQFCRVGAHAFVGGGYRVVQDVPPYVLASGEPLRFGGLNVVGLRRRGFPAEVRAQIKKAYKLIYRSSYNLSQAVAIIKEEMEPTPEIQTILSFIEQGTRGII, from the coding sequence ATTTCCACCAGGATTCATCCCACTGCGGTTGTCGACCCCGACGTTGAGCTGGCTACCGACGTTAAAGTTGGTCCCTATGCTGTTATTGAGGGCGGTACGGTCGTTGGTGACCGGACTGAAATCATGGCCCATGCCCAGATTCTGCGAGGCACTACCGTGGGGGCTGACTGCAAACTATTCCCGGGGGCGGTAATCGGTGGGTCGCCTCAGGATGTGGGATATAAGAGTGGGATCAACCCGGTAATTATCGGCAACGGTACCACGCTGCGGGAATTTGTGACCATCAATCGGAGCACCCGAGCGGAGGGAACGGTCATCGGCTCCAATGCCTATCTCATGGCCTACGTTCATGTGGGACATGACGGTCAGGTAGGCGATCATGTGATCCTGGCCAATTGTGTGCAGTTGGGGGGGTTCGCCCAGGTCCACGAGTATGCTTTCATTGGTGGAAATACGCCCATTCACCAGTTTTGCCGGGTGGGTGCGCATGCTTTTGTAGGCGGCGGTTATCGCGTGGTGCAGGATGTTCCGCCTTATGTCTTGGCCTCCGGGGAGCCCCTCAGGTTCGGCGGTCTGAACGTGGTGGGCCTGCGGCGGCGCGGATTCCCGGCGGAAGTAAGGGCACAGATCAAAAAAGCCTATAAGCTTATCTACCGCTCCAGCTATAATCTGAGCCAGGCGGTGGCAATCATCAAGGAGGAGATGGAGCCCACACCGGAAATTCAGACCATTCTGAGCTTCATTGAACAGGGCACCCGTGGGATTATCTAA
- a CDS encoding 1-deoxy-D-xylulose-5-phosphate reductoisomerase yields the protein MRRLSVFGSTGSIGTQALEVVVSLPGEFQVVALTAHRRAALLAEQARRFQVQAVAIADEGAAAELRQRLAGTRIEVLTGPEGVLAIAGRDDVDLCLNGLVGGVGMAPTITALEAGVDVALSNKESLVMAGEQITELVRRKGAHLYPIDSEHSAIWQCLAGESPDQVRRLVLTGSGGPFRTWPREKFANVTKAQALQHPNWDMGPKITIDSATMMNKGFEVIEARWLFNLGPERVDILIHPQSIIHSMVEFVDGSVKAQLGVPDMKIPIQYALTYPDHKPSDWPRLNLTQVGTLTFEPPDLDKFPCIALAYEALKRGGSAPAVLNMTNDLAVQAFLEDHISFIEIPVYLEKALAEHPFVAHPQLEDIEELQTWTLRHVGQTMGVPMPT from the coding sequence ATGCGCCGGCTGAGTGTTTTCGGATCCACCGGCTCTATCGGTACCCAGGCGCTGGAGGTGGTTGTCAGCCTGCCCGGTGAGTTCCAGGTGGTGGCTCTCACGGCTCACAGACGTGCCGCTTTGCTGGCGGAGCAGGCCCGACGCTTCCAGGTCCAGGCCGTGGCCATTGCTGACGAGGGTGCCGCCGCTGAACTCCGGCAGCGCCTGGCGGGCACCCGGATTGAGGTCCTTACCGGCCCTGAAGGGGTGCTGGCTATTGCTGGCCGGGACGATGTCGATCTTTGCCTGAACGGCCTGGTAGGCGGTGTGGGCATGGCTCCCACCATCACGGCTTTGGAAGCGGGGGTGGATGTGGCCCTTTCCAATAAGGAAAGCCTGGTCATGGCTGGCGAGCAGATCACCGAGCTGGTCCGGCGGAAAGGGGCGCACCTGTATCCGATTGACAGCGAGCACAGTGCCATCTGGCAGTGCCTGGCGGGAGAGTCCCCTGACCAGGTTCGGCGCCTGGTGCTCACCGGCTCGGGGGGCCCTTTCCGCACCTGGCCGCGAGAGAAATTCGCCAATGTGACCAAGGCCCAGGCCCTGCAACACCCCAATTGGGACATGGGGCCCAAGATCACCATCGATTCGGCTACCATGATGAACAAGGGATTTGAAGTGATCGAAGCCCGGTGGTTGTTTAATCTGGGACCGGAGCGGGTGGACATCCTGATTCATCCCCAGTCTATCATCCATAGTATGGTGGAGTTTGTGGATGGTTCAGTGAAGGCTCAATTAGGGGTGCCGGATATGAAGATACCCATTCAGTATGCTCTGACCTATCCCGATCACAAGCCTTCCGATTGGCCGCGCCTCAATCTGACCCAGGTGGGAACTCTCACCTTCGAGCCGCCCGATCTGGATAAGTTCCCCTGCATCGCCCTGGCTTATGAAGCCCTCAAGCGGGGTGGCTCGGCCCCGGCGGTACTCAACATGACCAACGACCTGGCGGTCCAGGCCTTCCTGGAAGACCACATCTCCTTCATAGAGATCCCGGTCTACCTCGAAAAGGCCCTGGCCGAGCATCCTTTTGTGGCCCACCCGCAGCTGGAGGACATTGAAGAGCTTCAGACCTGGACGCTCCGCCACGTGGGCCAGACTATGGGCGTACCTATGCCTACCTAG
- a CDS encoding bifunctional UDP-3-O-[3-hydroxymyristoyl] N-acetylglucosamine deacetylase/3-hydroxyacyl-ACP dehydratase, which yields MAGYQRTIKKEVSITGIGLHTGLACTAIFKPADVNTGIRFVRTDVENFPPVLADIDHVVDISRGTTIERDGNRVHTVEHILAAASGLEIDNLLVELSAKEPPVMDGSAKPFVDVLLEAGLVEQSAARRLLVIDKTVSYSDHARNIDMHVLPSETFRVTFTMDYHHLAKNGIQFMSVYSMEEDFVKRIAPARTFCLFSEVRQLKEQGLAKGGSLENALVFVDRPIAPDEISYLKKLFDIKGELAAGDGGILKGQKLRFENEAVRHKILDLIGDMTLLGMPIQGHVVATRSGHAANIELVKRLKQVYGKRIQQKRARSASSKVKFDIQAITDILPHRYPFLLVDKVLDVEPGELVRAVKNVTVNEPFFEGHFPGQMVMPGVLVLESMAQSAAFLVLNPVTDPRTKLVYFTAIDRARFRRAVTPGDQLILEMRLVRRRMNTYRMAGKAYVDDELVAEAEMMATIVDRED from the coding sequence ATGGCTGGCTATCAGCGTACTATCAAGAAGGAGGTCTCGATTACCGGAATCGGGCTCCATACCGGGTTGGCATGCACTGCTATCTTCAAACCAGCGGATGTCAATACGGGGATTCGGTTTGTGCGCACTGACGTAGAAAATTTCCCCCCGGTGCTTGCTGACATTGACCACGTAGTGGATATATCCCGCGGCACTACCATTGAGCGGGATGGCAACCGGGTTCACACGGTGGAGCATATTTTAGCAGCGGCCAGCGGCCTGGAGATCGACAACCTGCTGGTGGAGCTCAGCGCCAAAGAGCCGCCAGTGATGGATGGCAGCGCCAAGCCTTTTGTGGATGTCCTATTGGAGGCCGGCCTGGTGGAGCAAAGCGCCGCTCGCAGGCTGCTGGTCATCGACAAGACCGTCTCCTATTCTGACCATGCCCGGAATATTGACATGCATGTGCTCCCGTCCGAGACCTTCCGGGTGACCTTCACGATGGACTATCACCATCTGGCCAAGAACGGAATCCAATTCATGTCGGTTTACAGTATGGAAGAAGATTTTGTGAAGCGGATTGCGCCGGCGCGCACCTTCTGCCTCTTCAGTGAGGTAAGGCAGTTGAAAGAACAGGGTTTAGCCAAGGGAGGCAGTCTGGAGAACGCGTTGGTTTTCGTGGATCGGCCCATTGCCCCCGATGAGATTAGTTATCTGAAGAAGCTTTTTGATATCAAGGGGGAATTGGCAGCGGGTGATGGCGGCATTCTGAAGGGACAGAAGCTGCGCTTTGAGAATGAGGCCGTGCGTCATAAGATTCTGGACCTAATTGGTGACATGACGCTCCTCGGCATGCCCATTCAGGGTCACGTGGTGGCTACTCGCAGTGGACATGCTGCCAACATCGAGCTGGTCAAGCGTTTGAAGCAGGTCTACGGCAAGCGCATTCAACAGAAGCGGGCCCGAAGTGCCAGTTCCAAGGTCAAGTTTGATATCCAGGCCATCACCGATATTTTACCTCATCGCTACCCTTTCCTCCTGGTGGATAAGGTGTTGGATGTGGAACCGGGGGAGCTGGTACGGGCGGTCAAGAACGTGACGGTGAACGAGCCTTTTTTCGAGGGACACTTTCCCGGCCAGATGGTCATGCCGGGTGTCCTGGTCCTGGAATCCATGGCCCAGTCGGCTGCTTTTCTGGTGTTGAATCCGGTAACCGATCCGCGCACTAAGTTGGTCTATTTCACGGCCATTGATAGAGCCCGTTTTCGCCGGGCCGTAACCCCCGGCGATCAGCTTATCTTAGAGATGAGGCTGGTACGTAGGCGCATGAATACTTACCGGATGGCTGGTAAGGCCTATGTAGACGATGAGCTGGTGGCAGAAGCTGAGATGATGGCCACGATCGTCGATCGCGAGGACTAG
- the lpxD gene encoding UDP-3-O-(3-hydroxymyristoyl)glucosamine N-acyltransferase translates to MPTLAQIAQVIHGEVDGDGSIEITHACEITSGSAGGITFLADPKYRHYLALSPASAVILEVGAETYGKPAIRVANSTKGFAETLAYLYPEASIPPGIHRLAHVGRDVQLGPDVSIGPCAVIEDEVTIGDGSMVGAGVYVGRGSTLGRFVRLYPNVVIYAGMCLGDEVIIHSGTIIGADGYGYITEEGVHHKIPQVGRVVIGNQVEIGANTTIDRGTIGDTVIGDGTKIDNLVMIAHNVKIGRGCLFAGEVGIAGSTVIGDYVTLAGQVGVADHLTVGDRVVVASKAGVRQSIPAGQFYAGDPALEYQKWLRQHGAIKQLPELVKRLRHLEKRLVRLEEGPPREGG, encoded by the coding sequence GCCCAGATCGCCCAGGTGATCCATGGCGAGGTGGATGGGGATGGATCGATTGAGATCACCCATGCCTGTGAGATAACGTCCGGCAGTGCCGGTGGCATTACCTTTCTTGCCGATCCAAAGTACCGCCACTATCTCGCCTTGTCCCCGGCCAGTGCCGTCATACTGGAAGTTGGTGCCGAGACTTATGGCAAGCCAGCTATCCGGGTGGCGAATTCCACCAAAGGTTTTGCGGAGACATTAGCGTATCTTTATCCGGAAGCCTCGATTCCGCCGGGCATACACCGTTTGGCTCATGTGGGCCGCGATGTGCAGTTGGGCCCCGATGTTAGCATTGGGCCGTGCGCTGTGATTGAGGATGAGGTCACCATTGGTGATGGATCGATGGTCGGGGCGGGCGTATATGTGGGCCGGGGCTCCACTTTGGGCCGCTTTGTGCGTCTTTATCCCAACGTGGTGATCTACGCTGGGATGTGCCTGGGCGATGAGGTTATTATCCACAGTGGGACAATTATCGGCGCGGACGGCTACGGTTATATCACTGAAGAAGGCGTTCACCATAAAATCCCCCAGGTTGGCCGGGTAGTCATCGGCAACCAGGTGGAGATTGGAGCCAACACCACCATTGACCGGGGTACTATCGGCGATACGGTCATCGGTGATGGGACCAAGATTGATAATCTGGTGATGATTGCTCATAACGTCAAGATTGGCCGGGGCTGCCTGTTTGCCGGTGAAGTGGGGATTGCCGGATCCACGGTGATTGGCGATTATGTAACTCTGGCGGGCCAGGTGGGGGTGGCCGATCACCTTACCGTAGGTGACCGAGTAGTAGTGGCCAGCAAAGCGGGCGTCAGGCAATCCATCCCTGCCGGGCAGTTTTACGCGGGCGATCCCGCGCTTGAGTACCAGAAATGGCTGCGGCAGCATGGAGCCATCAAGCAGCTGCCCGAACTGGTCAAGCGATTGCGTCATTTAGAAAAGCGCCTGGTGAGGCTTGAAGAAGGCCCTCCAAGGGAAGGAGGCTAA